The DNA region TCAATAAATCCCGATGAGTTTGATTAAGTTTCGACCACATTCATAAAAATCCTTAAACCTCTCAAATTTTAGctttaaaattaacatataattatcaTAGTCTAAGCTTAGGAAGATTCACttgttgaaaaatatgtttCCGTAACGAATATTAGTAACGGCGCTCGAACGCTCTTACTGATACTTTTTATCAGTGACGGTTATAAAAATCATTACGGTTATGAAGATATTAGTAACGGCTATATAAAATTGTTACTGATAAAAATCTTCAGTAACGGACAGAAGGAATCACCGTTATAGATAATTGCGTCTATTTTTTCGAATTaagggtatcagtaacggttttattcGCCATTACAAAATGTTATCATTGACGGTTTTTGAGGCTTTTAGTAATGGTTTTCACCCTCACTGATATCCCATTTTTCGTTAATGATTGAATTTAGTTATAATGATTAAAAAGAAGTCAACTACCGGTTTATATTTGAGTTTGGAGTCGAATtggtcaaattttgaatttatggtCAAGCTTTAGCTTTTCCAATCAAGTTCCAACGAGATTCTTAAGAGTGATCAATAACATTGGGAAAGCCTAGAcgaattctaaaaataaatggaACTTCCTATGTAATTTTTTCAGGATTAAAGgccttaaaataaaaaaacctgACGTCTATTCGAAGAAGATTATCTCAACTCGGCCTAAACTAGGACAACCACGTGCGAGTTGAATCGCTTACCTGTGCCCGATCCACTTGCTTGCTGACCAAGTTCCTTGCCGTGTCAACTGGCATCCGCGCGCCGTTGACTAGCTAGGGATCAGTCCAAAACCAACTAACCACCCGACCCATTTGCTTATTTAAGCCATGTTTGTTTTgaacttttaaatataaatgtgtTTTAGCCTTTTAAACAATTccaaaaaactataaaattcttaaaaaatgatTTGTTGGCATTGGTACATATACAAGAGAATTCTCTACAAATGGTTTAAACATGTAAaactatttttctaattataggTGATGACTatagtttaaatttgaaaattcctaatttatataaaatatttaaaaataatttcaaaacttAATTGGAGAATGAAAAAGACTTTATTAACATTAcctagtttataaaataatcaacttattttaataattttcatgttaactctaatataatatatctatgattttcatttctatttaaagttttttttttttaagaaagaaatTTGTAACCAGGTATATTAAAAACCATCTTTTCAAGCAACCTTAATaggatattatattattttttataaatcaaactatattataaataatattataatttatttctaaaatataaaaaaacaatcatttacttattatataataatgtaataaattatttatttatttaacttgtttattaaaagtattatttataaataagtgatattttaatcaaatataatcatGTTTATACATCATATATATACTAACATAGTTCAAATGATTAGGATAATTTTTGTAagaagtatatatttttaaataaagtaatgatCGTTGGTTGTCATTCTAACttattatattcaaacaaagaaaagtaatatttgtattaaaaaaaaatagttataaaagtgttaattttataaatttatttaaatttatattatattatttccattTTAGAATATATCATTCTCATCATATATGAATTATTTCCTTCTTTTGTACCTAACATTGAAACACACTAAATTGAGTCTCAAAACCCTAGGCCCAATTCTACAATTTGATAAGATCTATTCCTCATTTTTTGCATGTCCAATTGAAGAGGTTATTCTAATTCCATTGGCTACTATTTTGTTactatgaattatatatttgagTAGATTTATTTGCACTCATTTCTTCATCTGTGTTTGATACTTGTTCGTTGGCTATATTGTCCCTATATCTATATCTCTGAACCGTTTAGAATGACTAAATAGCAAACTTAACGTGACATCGTTTAGTAAAACAAAAATGTTGGAAGCATATACGAGATTCACTCTAAAAAATGCTTTTATGGTTTGAACACATAAAAGAAGTAAAGACAATATAAACAACATTTGACTTTAATATAGTTAAAGGTTAAgataaatttcttaaaaaacatATTCACACTATCCAAACTTCAATTTCATCATACAAGTTGTACATTACCTAGTTATCacaagataataaaaataaacataatcaTAAAACACATCAAAGTCATTAAGTGACAACTTTATTCATTTCCATTGCATTTCCATTGTTTATTTTAAGGTTCTAAAAAGGTTAGACCACCATAGATATAAAATGCATTTTTCCtcatttatttttctatgtAATTGTATAGTTTATGATATATCAACTAaaagttaattgaaaatattttgccCCGGGGACAATATCATTTTTGGATCAAACTGAGTTTTCCTCTGGACGAAAGTCTCCCATTTCGAACCAAAATGAAGAATCCATTCTTCCTTGGTTTTTTGATTAGAAAGATATTCCTTGACTTCAATTCCGATTTTCTTGCACAAGTCTAATATTTGTTTGTTCTGATTGTCCCATGTTTCCCAGTCACCATCCTCAGCTGAATGCAATAGTCCAACGACGTAGAAAATCTCTCCATCCGGTATAACAGCTGACATCCTATCATCCCACCTGATCATGATCATAACAATTCATAAACATTATATGAAGATCATGTGATCAGTTACAagatatttttaagtaaaaaaaactaCGTACGTGTTTCGCTTTGTTGGGTATGCTAGGAGTGGCCCGGTTGATCTATTTTGCTTGTGTATGATATCGACAAATACTCTTTGGTTGAAGTCCATTATACGTGATTTCGGTACAAACATATTTAGCCATGGATGAGGGACATCCCATAgccctaaggattgaagcaataGCTCTTCTACCCTCACCCTATTGAGAAAATCCATGTAGGTTGCATCTTTTTTGAAGATAAACCCAGGAACATAGCTCAAGCCTTCGAACAACTTGTCAACATCTTCGTCCTATcgatcaaatttcaaattaaattatattttatttaattcatttatttaaaaagaatgatGATTATAACCTCATTGATTGTATTGGTGTAATTATAATACTTGACTGCTTCCATACAGTAGAGAATCTTGTGATTGGTAAGCAAGGAGCTGATTCTTGCTACATCATCGGGAGAAAACCACGATTTCCAACTATCTGGAAGGCTATAATCCATTATAAGAGAACCTTCCAAATAATTCAATCCATCATCATTAATAGAGATGAGCTTTTCTTGGTCCCTACTGTAGGCTGAGAAGTCATAGTATATCAGTTTCACCCATTTTACCTGCAAATGAAGAGTTTTTTATGGCTATAAAATGTGTTGACATATGTGAGTTTTAATTTACAATTTAACAAAATCATGTTGCTAATAAAAATACATACCATTTTAATGACTGTCGCTAATTGTCATTTTTACtctttgaatttgtttgatgtGATATTTTTGGAATTTAACATGTAAAATGTCACTATAGTTTACCCAccaaataaatagtttaaataatgactaaaatatcctttttttttttaatttattaatttaaaaaaaaacaataatttaatcacTGAAAACTCATAACCTATTTTTGGACAAAACTCTCaaaaatccaagatcaaaccatctccaaaaaaataacattaattagcTACGGTTATATGTACTTCATAAATTTTAGAATTGAAGAATTTCTTCTTGTGACCTAAAAACTTTCTAACCTTGAGTTTTCCTAGAATCTAGATGTTATTAATTTGATCGGTGAGAAGATTCATTGGAAGATCAAGAAGAGTGATTTTCTTAGTTAACGGTCACATTTGTTATTCCTCCTCTTTTCGGTACCATGAGCGtgttcatataaatataatttttctctaGGATCGATCTTTAAAAAAGAACAAGTATAGTGTATTATGAGTTGGCGTACCTTTGATGGAGCATTATCCAAACGTATTCTTGCCCTAGTTATGATCCCAAATTGGCCTAGACCTCCTAGAACCGCATAAAAGAGCTCGGGATTATTCTTGTTGGAGCATGTCACCAACTCTCCTTTTCCTGATCAAGTAATAATGGCTTATTTAATTAGTGGGtcgataataaaaaaaaaatgatctgGTATCcataaacaatataaaatttgCATACCAGTTATAACGTCTAATTCATATACGTTACTAATTTGTGGACCGTGACGAAAAGTTTGGCCGCTAATCCCAGCATTGGAGAGCGTGCCACCAACAGTAAGGTAAAGATAATCAGTCCATGAAACCGGTGAAAGCCCTTGTTGAAGAGTTGCATTAAGAACATCGATCCACAATTGTTCAGCACCAACGTCGGCACAAAACCCTAATTCGGGatccttcaaaattataattctattattcttattcttaacACCATTTAAAGAAGTCATCTCAACTACCACCCCATCTTTCACCATGGCCTGCCCCCTAATCGAGTGCCCACGTCCCTTCCCCGCCACCCTAAATGGGGTCGTGGAGTTGTAAGACAGGCTCACAAGATTCAAGATGTCGTCAACCGAAGACGGATAGAGGACCGCGTCGGGCTTTATATTTACGATCTTACCAAAATCCCTAGACGCTAACTCTATCGCCTCGGCGTCTCTTCGAAGCTTGTTGTCTGGGATCTCGGGAGGGAGAAGCGAGGCATTCCATGTCACATTTCTTCCATTAATGGATATTAAGTGACTAAGAATCGTGAGAAAGATGATCATAGATGAAGGCATGAGAGAAGAACAGTTAACCATTCTATGAATATGAGATAAAAAGCCTGAAAAAGTTCTtctgattaattaatttatgaagaaaacCAATGAAGCTAGCTCTCTATATATACAAGGAGAGAATTAATATTGCATGGGATAATGACATCTTGGGGAGATTAATGTCAAAgatatcataaataatattttattttgatagatTATGATAATTATATTACTAAGATTTTGTTCtatatttatagttaaattttattttattttaggaaagTTTGAACTCTTCTTAATTgggatatctatatatatataatgatgcttaatttttaaagtgtccggattgtcgggtcgagagctgtggttaatttggatacttgggtcggattgtgggttgacccgtttttaaatttaaaacggttaaaaataaaattaaaaatgctagagatatgtttcgaacttgcaacctaacaaaacaagtacatctctttaaccaactaagctacaaagactttatattttaaattcaacaccaaatttgataaacgcgggacgttttaatattaatataagttcaactttttaactaactaatctatatatatataatgatgcttttaaagtgtccggattgccgggtcgagagctgtgagtaatttggatacttgggtcggattgtgggttgacccgtttttaaatttaaaacggttaaaaataaaattaaaaatgctagaggtatgtttcgaacttgcaacctaacaaaacaagtacaactctttaaccaactaggctacaaagactttatattttaaattcaacaccaaatttgataaacgcgggacgttttaatattatgatgtttaatttttaaagtgtccggattgccgggtcgagagctgtggttaatttggatacttgggtcggattgtgggttgacccgtttttaaatttaaaacagttaaaaataaaattaaaaatgctaaaggtatgtttcgaacttgcaacctaacaaaacaagtacaactctataaccaactaggctacaaagactttatattttaaattcaacaccaaatttgataaacgcgggatgttttaatattaatataagttcaactttttaactaactaatctatatatatataatgatacttaatttttaaagtgtccggattgccgggtcgagagctgtggttaatttggatacttgggtcggattgtgggttgacccgtttttaaatttaaaacggttaaaaataaaattaaaaatgctaaaggtatgtttcgaacttgcaacctaacaaaacaagtacaactctttaaccaactggctacaaagactttttattttaagtccaacaccaaatttgataaacgagggacgttttaatattaatataagttcaactttttaactaactaatatataatgatgttgagtaaatggatacttgggtcggattatgggttgactcgcccataaatttaaaacggttaaaaaatgtcaaaaaatgttatccgtaattttttttcacgatttttatattattactcgtgcaaatgcacgggctaaatgctagttatttattatatcaGATTTCCTTTTCAAACTACACTACTCCTCTTCTCTATAAAAGcggtcttttttatttttattttttttttatttttttttagtattaatatataataataaaacaaaattgaatgaTTTAAAATAGAAAGTTGTTAGGATTTTGAGTAATGAATCAGTGATACAATATAGGAGAGATGAAATAAATCCAACCCGAATAAGTTACCGCTTTCATCGCATTAATTCTATTTTCTGCATCATTAACTAACAGTAATCAATTCatagtttataaaataacatatatggATTAATGGCATAGTTATGgtggtttttaattaattaattagctagGCTAGCTGTTTATTCAGCAATTTAATGGGTGACTTAATAATGTCAATTATTTTTACAGTTTTAAGAgttaatctatatttatatttggatCCATTCAACAACACAAATTTCATCTTCCAAATAATATATAGGAAGTTGTATTCTCTTTCATAAAAAATCAATCttaatgtttgattttgatGGTAGTTTTAAGCAAATATTGTTTTGTGGCTGGGTAATAATAAATCGTAAATAAGTACAATCAAGTACTTGTTTTCGCGAGTCTGAGAAGTGCATTATTAAAACTGGGgatctaaaattaataataaaaatgacaataCATATGTTATCTAgaatacatatttatttgttttggaaAGTGTAATAATGTTACTATTAATTAagaattgtttttgataaaagtGTATGCAGCAtgcatcatataaataaaagtcatacaaatatttataaatatatttatttataatattattaaaacttttaaataaaattattatttaaaaatattttatattattattaattttaataattacatatatatatatatataattattaaaattaataataatataaaatatttttaaataatagagAGCCCTAACATAGGACTACTGTCCTAGAATCCAAATAAAGAAAGaagactattttatttatttttttattttattttatcgaaGTAGGGGTGCCTACTTAATAActtaattgtaaataaataataatggcatgtttattaaaataaaattgacctttttaatttaaaaagctTTAATGAGTTGCCCTTAGATGGGTCTACCCTATCTCAAGgcttaatgaatttgaaaataaaattaagttaaaatataaaatatattaaaaataagtaaaaaatatgaaaatactATATTTACCTTTAAAATTGtgacattaattttttaaaattttccataTGTATAATGTTTTATGAACATCaaattaagtttgaaatattaataatacattatttagtTCAAATTACTccttatacatttaattttatttaaaattgtttcttatacatttatatttttaaaattacttctagcacattttcttttgtttgaaactttgtattttaaatatctaaaacaatttaaaattttataaaatcgtAAATTTGTGTTAAAAATAGTCACAAATTCCTCTTATACACggtatacatttatttatttattttggaaaaacgacttagcgtcatttctgtaaaaatttccaaaaataagaaaaaaaaccacgagtttaagagatcattctagacagacctataatgattattttttatttttctaagtcCTAGTTTGAGCAATTTCgtctttagatttttttttcaacttcattCTCAAAGGACGACGTATTTATTAAGTTTCATTTCTATACAACGATGTTCCACACTAAGGTGACAACGAAattgttcatcttcatctcctCTAAATTTTGATATTGTATGGTTGTGTTTTGTCCCAAATATTATCTTAAACAATAAAACATATTGATGTTGATAAAGAGAAGATATTTGATAGTCATATAGTTAAAATCTAACAACGTATGATCTAGATtacgaaatataaaatattatattataatacaaaaccTGCAATATGTCTTGAAAATTGGTCAAACATACATGACTTGCACTAAAATGATAGGTATCTATTTAGTGAGAATTAGTTAGAagtaaataaatgtaatttaatttgaaaacgaAACAAGTTTATTAGTCGAAATAAGTTCTAACTCAAATCTGATAAACATAACATAATTGGAATTTTCGACCATcgatgattttaaattaattattaaaagagtTCAAATTTCGAACATAAAATAAGAATGGTTCATATTTGGAGTTAAGTTATTCATTTACGACTTGAAAGaacctaattatttaaaataaataatttgaaaaaaatgtttaaaaaacaatttcaaacaataatatgtatatagaaatatatttcaaacataattaaacatatattaagtATTATAGATATTAgtccttttaaaatatattgtctaTATTTGgtcaattatattaaaattattcaaaaaaaataataataacaataattatttgtgTCATGATGTAATAGTTAACTTATATGCATTCATTCAAACCACTCTactacaattaattatattaaaaatattaattattatatatatattatatatatattataactgtataaattttttataatataaatttttaaataatttgttaatttataaacaataatttaaaaagtaatatttataataatttatttttaaaatttttaataaatttataaatggatgaaaattaaaaaattagaatgtctaaataattaaataagattaagttgattttttttatcttgttatataataatatagttttataattataattcactAATACCTCacttatcttttttttcttcttttagaAATTAccctaatataattaaaaatagtgaTAAGAAACTTTTTGTCAGCTTAAAATTCATAcataacaacaacaaaaagtTGAATTCCCTTAACTTTGTAaattgttgtattttaaaaatttcaaaataatatatatttattaagaaaattaaaacttgtttattttatatatttaaataaaataataaactattataaaatttataatatatatatatatttttattgatgttaTGTGTGTTGTTAATTAGTAGTGGAGAAACAGAAGGTGGAATGTATATGATGCTGTTTAGGGTtggataaagaaaaaaaattgtcctGTTGGATAAatgtaaacatatttaatttataatatcataaatacatatta from Impatiens glandulifera chromosome 5, dImpGla2.1, whole genome shotgun sequence includes:
- the LOC124937769 gene encoding cytokinin dehydrogenase 3-like; this translates as MPSSMIIFLTILSHLISINGRNVTWNASLLPPEIPDNKLRRDAEAIELASRDFGKIVNIKPDAVLYPSSVDDILNLVSLSYNSTTPFRVAGKGRGHSIRGQAMVKDGVVVEMTSLNGVKNKNNRIIILKDPELGFCADVGAEQLWIDVLNATLQQGLSPVSWTDYLYLTVGGTLSNAGISGQTFRHGPQISNVYELDVITGKGELVTCSNKNNPELFYAVLGGLGQFGIITRARIRLDNAPSKVKWVKLIYYDFSAYSRDQEKLISINDDGLNYLEGSLIMDYSLPDSWKSWFSPDDVARISSLLTNHKILYCMEAVKYYNYTNTINEDEDVDKLFEGLSYVPGFIFKKDATYMDFLNRVRVEELLLQSLGLWDVPHPWLNMFVPKSRIMDFNQRVFVDIIHKQNRSTGPLLAYPTKRNTWDDRMSAVIPDGEIFYVVGLLHSAEDGDWETWDNQNKQILDLCKKIGIEVKEYLSNQKTKEEWILHFGSKWETFVQRKTQFDPKMILSPGQNIFN